A region from the Muribaculum gordoncarteri genome encodes:
- a CDS encoding DUF4906 domain-containing protein — translation MKLLKNIMVVVALFGLWSCSDDIVPAPGAGDNDGETFTITASVAMPDIMPAGSRAMGDSPDYAGLKLYLAEFDMNGDEPLNNFFSNLYRAENERAGNNLVTFNVTLKKSVEPKVLHLIAVPSSVDLDFTYGSEGTLIPGLTTSGGNEAYWRRLEFPSGYGTMTGDVWTTSQATINALTNVPLIRNFGKITVVNEATANFTLEGFAVVNTPTSGSVAPWNYTAMRFPDYLDDSGNQFDYSALSYGGMLPGNANITDNEPGGLTYSTAPKYIYERPFSSVNRTLVIVKGQYSGGESSYYKIDLGYQDTDGVFKYYNLLRNFNYTVTIKSVGASGYATAKEAMDGVVYNNLSFDVTTNKMLNISNGTDMVWVNFTTAVVTQNTDADRTIKFGFKYAKNIGTAGETVDNSSVTDPTTMGLVLGDVIESVTETTAPTVNDKGEPADYTGWKFYEIKTHAPTDETKQQSFTIINKDTGLGRTINLVLRTPWELDPAHVRVFAGNYNLPGQFPYDDTTYENKVGDGAGAKLTIFFTIPEDLPEAIFPLSFELESDRQNIENNPIGTLLVTSGPSVFDGVIGTRIKYIKPITWTDYNTVLDASHPTAVKVPADPKNPDNGKYLHRVRCRLQTITSLEALGIGTNGTTTTKVRVTNPYFKLRGGDGKIEVTFTRTRGQSLSNAPNN, via the coding sequence ATGAAACTTCTTAAAAATATCATGGTGGTTGTCGCCCTTTTCGGGCTGTGGAGCTGTAGCGATGACATCGTTCCGGCTCCCGGCGCGGGCGACAACGACGGCGAAACATTCACTATAACGGCTTCGGTGGCTATGCCCGACATTATGCCGGCCGGAAGCCGTGCCATGGGCGACTCACCCGACTATGCCGGGTTGAAGCTTTATCTCGCCGAGTTTGACATGAACGGCGATGAGCCGCTCAACAACTTCTTCTCCAATTTATATAGGGCTGAAAACGAGCGGGCAGGCAACAATCTGGTCACCTTCAATGTCACGTTGAAGAAGAGCGTCGAGCCCAAGGTGCTCCACCTTATAGCCGTGCCGAGCAGCGTAGACCTCGACTTCACCTACGGCTCCGAGGGTACGCTGATTCCCGGCCTCACCACGAGCGGCGGCAACGAAGCCTATTGGCGACGACTCGAGTTCCCTTCAGGTTATGGCACCATGACCGGCGATGTGTGGACCACTTCACAGGCCACTATCAATGCCCTCACCAATGTGCCGTTGATTCGCAACTTCGGTAAAATCACTGTGGTCAACGAAGCTACAGCCAATTTCACGCTTGAAGGATTTGCTGTGGTCAACACTCCCACATCGGGCTCGGTGGCTCCGTGGAACTATACAGCAATGCGATTTCCCGACTATCTTGATGATTCGGGCAATCAGTTCGACTATTCGGCTCTCAGTTATGGCGGAATGTTGCCGGGTAACGCCAACATCACCGACAATGAGCCCGGCGGATTGACCTACAGCACTGCTCCTAAATATATATATGAGCGCCCCTTCAGCTCGGTCAACCGCACTTTGGTCATAGTCAAGGGCCAATATAGCGGTGGCGAGTCGTCCTACTACAAGATCGACCTCGGGTATCAGGATACCGACGGCGTGTTTAAATACTACAATCTGCTGCGTAACTTCAACTACACCGTCACGATAAAGAGTGTGGGCGCAAGCGGTTATGCCACCGCCAAGGAGGCGATGGACGGCGTTGTCTACAACAACTTGTCGTTTGATGTGACAACCAACAAGATGCTCAACATCTCCAACGGCACTGACATGGTGTGGGTCAACTTCACAACCGCTGTCGTGACACAGAACACCGATGCCGACCGCACTATCAAGTTCGGCTTCAAATACGCTAAAAACATCGGCACGGCCGGTGAAACGGTCGACAACTCTTCGGTAACCGACCCCACGACCATGGGACTTGTCCTCGGCGATGTTATCGAAAGCGTCACCGAAACCACGGCACCCACAGTAAATGATAAAGGCGAGCCCGCCGACTACACCGGGTGGAAATTCTATGAGATAAAAACTCATGCGCCCACCGATGAAACTAAGCAGCAGAGCTTCACCATCATCAATAAGGACACAGGACTCGGGCGTACGATCAACCTTGTGTTGCGAACACCTTGGGAGCTTGATCCCGCCCATGTGCGCGTGTTTGCCGGCAACTACAACCTTCCCGGCCAGTTTCCCTACGATGACACGACCTACGAGAACAAAGTTGGTGACGGAGCCGGTGCCAAGCTCACCATATTCTTTACCATCCCCGAGGATCTGCCTGAAGCTATATTCCCATTGTCGTTTGAACTGGAATCTGACCGACAGAACATCGAGAATAACCCCATTGGTACGCTCCTTGTTACATCAGGCCCCTCGGTGTTTGACGGTGTGATAGGCACTCGCATCAAGTATATAAAGCCGATTACATGGACCGACTACAATACTGTGCTCGACGCATCGCATCCCACGGCGGTGAAGGTTCCGGCCGATCCGAAAAATCCTGACAACGGTAAATATCTTCACCGGGTGCGTTGCAGATTGCAGACTATTACCTCGCTTGAGGCACTCGGCATCGGCACTAACGGAACCACTACTACAAAAGTGCGCGTCACCAATCCCTACTTCAAGCTTAGGGGAGGCGATGGCAAAATCGAAGTCACCTTCACCCGCACAAGAGGCCAATCCCTCTCCAACGCCCCCAACAACTGA
- a CDS encoding alpha-amylase family glycosyl hydrolase, which yields MRKILFLALAAGAAALIVASCTTRKKSDAALAQADSTYTNLKQPDWSRNAVIYEVNLRQYTDSGTITAFERELPRLKELGVDILWFMPIHPISVDGRKGELGSYYAVQDYKAFNPEFGTIDQFKKVVDKAHDLGMKVILDWVPNHTGRDNAWVTEHPDWYVKDSLGNMVGPYDWTDVYKLDYNNPEMRAAMVDALKFWLTDVDVDGFRCDVAGEVPTDFWDETRPKLDEVKEVFMLAEASKPELQVNGFNMGYNWPMKDLFSEIAATQGQYTFKGEDGTVKTFPVKSAVAIDSLLARQAEEYPTDSYLMNMITNHDLNSWEGTAQERLGNLADAFAVLSYTLPGMPLIYTGQETGLNRALEFFKKDVPPTWEPRNRYFEFYQKLNHLKHTQPALQAGVHGGEIVRYPTTSDDLYIFSRSVDNTTVYVFTNLSNKTQNITYKDKAPERNATTVNFFTGQTEEFPVKLAPGEYYIYVNR from the coding sequence ATGAGAAAAATTTTATTTTTAGCTTTGGCTGCCGGAGCGGCAGCACTTATCGTAGCGAGTTGCACTACACGTAAAAAAAGTGATGCGGCGCTCGCTCAGGCCGACAGTACCTATACCAATCTTAAGCAACCCGATTGGAGCAGGAATGCTGTCATCTATGAAGTAAATCTGCGCCAATACACCGACAGTGGAACAATTACCGCCTTTGAGCGAGAACTTCCGCGATTGAAGGAACTCGGCGTCGACATTCTGTGGTTCATGCCCATCCATCCCATATCGGTCGACGGCCGCAAGGGAGAGCTTGGAAGCTACTATGCCGTGCAGGACTACAAGGCATTCAATCCCGAATTCGGCACCATCGATCAGTTCAAGAAGGTTGTCGACAAGGCACACGACCTCGGCATGAAGGTAATACTCGACTGGGTCCCCAATCACACAGGCCGCGACAACGCATGGGTGACCGAGCACCCCGACTGGTATGTGAAGGACTCGCTCGGAAACATGGTAGGCCCCTACGACTGGACCGATGTCTACAAACTCGATTACAATAATCCCGAGATGCGTGCCGCAATGGTCGACGCGCTTAAATTCTGGCTCACCGATGTCGATGTCGACGGCTTCCGATGCGATGTGGCGGGTGAAGTGCCTACCGACTTCTGGGACGAAACCCGTCCGAAGCTCGACGAGGTAAAGGAAGTGTTCATGCTCGCCGAAGCCAGCAAGCCCGAACTTCAGGTCAACGGATTCAACATGGGTTATAACTGGCCCATGAAGGACCTCTTCAGCGAAATCGCGGCTACGCAGGGACAATACACATTCAAGGGCGAGGATGGCACCGTAAAGACATTCCCCGTCAAGTCGGCCGTGGCAATCGACTCACTGCTTGCGCGTCAGGCCGAAGAGTATCCCACCGACAGCTATTTGATGAACATGATAACCAATCACGACCTCAACTCTTGGGAAGGCACCGCACAGGAGCGCCTTGGAAATCTGGCCGACGCATTTGCCGTGCTGAGCTACACGCTTCCCGGAATGCCGCTCATATATACCGGACAGGAAACGGGACTTAACCGCGCATTGGAATTCTTCAAGAAGGATGTGCCTCCCACATGGGAACCGCGCAACCGCTACTTCGAGTTCTACCAGAAGCTCAATCACCTCAAGCACACCCAGCCCGCGCTGCAGGCCGGAGTGCATGGCGGCGAGATAGTGCGTTACCCCACCACAAGCGACGACCTGTATATATTCAGCCGCTCGGTCGACAACACCACCGTCTACGTGTTCACCAATCTTAGCAACAAGACTCAGAACATAACCTATAAGGACAAGGCTCCCGAGCGAAACGCCACCACGGTTAACTTCTTCACCGGTCAGACCGAGGAGTTCCCCGTCAAGCTCGCCCCTGGCGAATACTACATCTACGTTAATCGCTGA